One genomic region from candidate division WOR-3 bacterium encodes:
- a CDS encoding tryptophanase — translation MTFFFEPYKIKVVEPIFFTSKRERKKILEKAFYNIFKIPANKITIDLLTDSGTNAMSEHQWSKIMEADESYAGAESFERFCEEVKSFTGMDYVLPCHQGRGAERILAEYFSKKIKNPIVPSNTHFDTTRANLNYIGAETPDFVINEALDPEKYFPFKGNMNTDNLKIFLKKYHKRVPAVFLVLTNNSMAGQPVSFQNVKETREICEKFGIPLFLDISRIAENAYFIKKREEKNKSIKKIIREIISYSDLCYMSAKKDGISNIGGFIAVRDKKLYEELSMYLILWEGFPTYGGLSGRDLEAVAQGLKEATDEKYLEFRIKEVEFLGEELSKRGVPVYKPTGGHAVYVLAERVFDHIKRENFPGQVFSIALYLEGGIRVCEIGSLMHGKDAKFEFVRYAIPRRVYTESHLRYVAEISKVVLENKNKWKGVKLIKESPYLRHFSAEFVLL, via the coding sequence TTGACTTTCTTTTTTGAACCTTATAAGATAAAAGTAGTTGAACCGATTTTTTTTACTTCAAAAAGGGAAAGGAAAAAAATTCTTGAGAAGGCCTTTTATAACATCTTTAAAATTCCTGCAAACAAAATAACCATTGACCTTTTAACTGATTCAGGAACAAATGCAATGAGTGAACATCAATGGTCAAAAATTATGGAAGCTGACGAATCATACGCAGGTGCTGAAAGTTTTGAAAGATTCTGTGAAGAGGTAAAAAGTTTTACTGGAATGGATTATGTTTTACCTTGTCATCAAGGAAGAGGTGCTGAAAGAATTTTGGCAGAGTATTTTTCAAAAAAAATCAAAAACCCGATAGTTCCTTCAAATACTCATTTTGATACAACAAGAGCAAATTTAAATTATATAGGTGCAGAAACTCCAGACTTTGTGATAAATGAAGCTCTTGATCCTGAAAAATACTTTCCTTTCAAAGGCAATATGAATACTGACAATTTAAAAATTTTTTTGAAAAAATATCATAAAAGAGTACCTGCTGTTTTTCTTGTTCTTACCAATAACTCAATGGCTGGTCAACCTGTTTCCTTTCAGAATGTTAAGGAAACAAGGGAAATATGTGAAAAATTTGGGATCCCCTTATTTCTTGATATATCAAGGATTGCAGAAAATGCTTATTTTATTAAAAAAAGAGAAGAAAAAAATAAGAGTATAAAAAAAATAATAAGGGAAATAATTTCTTATTCAGATCTATGTTATATGAGTGCAAAAAAAGACGGAATAAGTAATATAGGAGGTTTTATTGCTGTTAGAGATAAAAAATTATATGAAGAACTTTCTATGTATCTTATACTATGGGAGGGATTTCCCACTTATGGAGGACTTTCAGGTAGAGACCTTGAAGCTGTTGCTCAAGGGTTAAAGGAAGCTACTGATGAGAAATACCTTGAATTCAGAATAAAAGAGGTGGAATTCCTTGGTGAGGAACTTTCTAAAAGAGGAGTTCCTGTATATAAACCAACAGGTGGCCATGCTGTTTATGTTCTTGCAGAAAGGGTTTTTGATCACATTAAAAGGGAAAATTTTCCTGGACAGGTTTTTTCAATAGCTTTATATCTTGAAGGAGGTATAAGGGTCTGTGAAATTGGTTCTCTTATGCATGGTAAGGATGCAAAATTTGAGTTTGTAAGATATGCTATACCGAGAAGAGTTTATACTGAATCTCATTTAAGATATGTTGCAGAAATTTCAAAAGTGGTTTTAGAAAATAAAAATAAATGGAAAGGAGTTAAATTAATAAAGGAAAGCCCATATTTGAGACATTTTAGTGCTGAATTTGTGTTATTATAA